In Gordonia iterans, the following proteins share a genomic window:
- a CDS encoding copper chaperone PCu(A)C — MANRRKFSLATVLVAALAPVLLATGCSSDDGTTTPQAQSLGVADQWVKAADNGMTAAFAVLTNDSDTDIRVVSASSPVAGKTELHEIVPDAGAAVMREKKDGYLIPANGSLELKPGADHIMLMDLKQPIKAGDSVEIELRMADGSTQKVDALARDFSGNQEDYHQ, encoded by the coding sequence ATGGCAAATCGCCGAAAGTTCTCTTTGGCGACGGTACTCGTCGCCGCCCTCGCACCCGTCCTCCTCGCGACCGGGTGCAGTTCCGACGACGGCACGACGACGCCGCAGGCACAGTCGCTGGGCGTCGCCGATCAATGGGTCAAGGCCGCCGACAACGGCATGACCGCCGCCTTCGCCGTCCTGACGAACGACTCGGACACCGACATCCGCGTCGTGTCCGCGAGCAGCCCAGTCGCCGGAAAGACTGAGTTGCACGAGATCGTGCCGGACGCCGGTGCGGCCGTGATGCGCGAGAAGAAGGACGGCTATCTGATCCCGGCGAACGGCAGCCTGGAACTGAAGCCGGGCGCCGACCACATCATGCTGATGGACCTGAAGCAGCCGATCAAGGCGGGCGACTCCGTCGAGATCGAGCTGCGGATGGCGGACGGCTCGACGCAGAAGGTCGACGCGCTCGCGCGTGACTTCAGCGGCAACCAGGAGGACTACCACCA